A region of the Geomonas subterranea genome:
GCTCACGTCGAGGATGGAATCGGATATGGCACGCCCCACCTTGCTCTGCTCCATCGTGGCCGAGCGGAACTGCGTCGCCAGCTCCGTCATCTCCGCCGCGGCGAACATGATCGCCTCCTTGGCACCCGACTGCTCCCTGATCGCCCTTTCGATCTTCTCCGTCATCTGGGTGACCCGGTCCATGGCCTCGCGGATCAGGCTGGTCCCCTTGGCCTGCTCGGCGGTGGCCAGGGCGATGCCGCTGACGTGGCTTCTCGCGCTGGAAACACCGGTCACGATCTTCTCCAGCGCCGCGCTGGAACGGGAACTCAGCTCCTCACCCGTCGCGATGCGCTGATCGGCTTCTTTGATCGCCTTCACCGCGTGCTCGGTCTCCAACTGCACGGCGGCGATCAGCGCGGCGATTTCATTGGTCGAATTGGCCGTGCTCGAGGCGAGCATCTTGATCTCCTCGGCGACGACGCCGAACGCCTTGCCGTGGGTTCCCGCCTGCGCCGCGATGATGCTGGCGTTGAGGGCGAGCAGGGAGGTCCTCTTGGCGATGTCGTCGATGACCGAGGAGATGGCTCCGATCTCGTGGGTCCTGGAGGTGAGGGTAGCGATGACCTGGTTGGTGACGCCCGAGGAGGCGCGGATGTCGCTCATCCCCTGGCGCATGGCGCGCATCGCCTCGACCCCTTTCAGGGCGTCCTCCTCGACCCCCTGGGCGACCTCCGCGGTCAGCAGGGCGTTTCCCTTCACGCTGTTGGTCGCCGCCTCCATCTCCAGGATGGAGGACGCGGTGGAGAGCGACGAGGCGACCAGGGATTTCGTGTGCTCGCCGATCTCGCCCGTGGCGGCGGCGCTCTGCATCATGGCCGCCGTCACCTCTGCCACCAGCCCCGTCAGCCTCTCGGCATTGATCGCGACCTCGTCGGTGCTGGCCGTCATCTCGAGGATGGCGGAGGACGACTCCGAAGCGGCCTGCGCGAGCCTTTGCGTCCCGGTCTGGATCTCCTCGGCCTTGTCGGCTATGGTCCGCACGTAGCTCGACGTCTCGGTCACTTTATCCTGCTGGTGCCTGGCGGCCGCCACCGCGTGTACCGCCTCCGCCGCCAGGCGCCCGGAAATGTCCTGCAGCGCGGTGGCCGAACCGGCGACGCGGCT
Encoded here:
- a CDS encoding methyl-accepting chemotaxis protein, encoding MKISIVKKITALIITLVITAVSITTYISLAKMRQEMVRVATASQESRLNTFWELLKQKGEPRIAGDRLMAGDYVINDNNELPDKVARICGGTATIFMNDTRVATNVVKEDGSRAVGTKLQGPAFDAVFRKGEPYRGVAPILNIPYFTAYDPILDAGGHVIGALYVGVKAADFLQSFEHTRSVVISLAIGFTILASCLAAWFTKMLLAPLGKAVAITEAVAEGDLTVAIQAGGGDEAGKLLGSLKTMVSGLCGMISRVAGSATALQDISGRLAAEAVHAVAAARHQQDKVTETSSYVRTIADKAEEIQTGTQRLAQAASESSSAILEMTASTDEVAINAERLTGLVAEVTAAMMQSAAATGEIGEHTKSLVASSLSTASSILEMEAATNSVKGNALLTAEVAQGVEEDALKGVEAMRAMRQGMSDIRASSGVTNQVIATLTSRTHEIGAISSVIDDIAKRTSLLALNASIIAAQAGTHGKAFGVVAEEIKMLASSTANSTNEIAALIAAVQLETEHAVKAIKEADQRIATGEELSSRSSAALEKIVTGVSSARSHVSGIALATAEQAKGTSLIREAMDRVTQMTEKIERAIREQSGAKEAIMFAAAEMTELATQFRSATMEQSKVGRAISDSILDVSEMSRKIETACAVQAKESLQIAAAVTEIHSDADRCLQAAAQLEAGASDLTSQVEVLQQGAGAFRL